Proteins encoded together in one Ipomoea triloba cultivar NCNSP0323 chromosome 4, ASM357664v1 window:
- the LOC116016680 gene encoding protein ESMERALDA 1 has protein sequence MHAKNRLPSSGHSSPSTPSSPRSRSPRVRRGGKPGGRFTPGQPAPRTLPQRFAWILLSVLLRRQGIFLFAPLLYISGMLFYMGTVSFDAVPIIKHRATPGSIYRSPQLYLKLQPEMDSDNSSADAISTIWKHSYKGDEWRPCTNKSSGGLPESNGYIYIEANGGLNQQRTSICNAVAVAGYLNATLVIPHFHFHSIWRDPSKFGDIYDEEFFVQTLEHDVRVVNTLPDYIMGRFDYNMSNVYNFRIKAWSSINYYRDTVLPKLLEEKIIRISPFANRLSFDAPPAVQRLRCLANYEALRFSNPILSLGEALVARMKERSANNSGKYISVHLRFEEDMVAFSCCIYDGGDSEKKDMDAARERGWKGKFTKRGRVIRPGAIRLNGKCPLTPLEVGLMLRGMGFDKTTSIYLASGKIYDSERYMKPLLEMFPLLQTKEMLASPEELAPFQNYSSRMAAIDYTVCLHSEVFVTTQGGNFPHFLLGHRRYLYGGHSRTIRPDKRKLALLFDNPNIGWKSFKRQMLNMRAHSDSKGIELKRPNDSIYSFPCPDCMCRLNKTKDSRLSSGT, from the exons ATGCACGCGAAGAATAGGCTACCGAGCAGCGGACACAGCAGCCCATCAACGCCGTCGTCGCCGCGCTCTCGGTCGCCTCGGGTCCGCCGCGGCGGAAAACCCGGCGGTCGCTTCACTCCGGGTCAACCCGCCCCGAGAACCCTCCCCCAACGCTTCGCCTGGATCCTCCTCTCCGTTCTCCTCCGCCGCCAGGGCATCTTTCTCTTCGCCCCCTTGCTTTACATCTCCGGCATGCTCTTCTACATGGGAACGGTGTCGTTCGATGCCGTGCCTATCATCAAGCACCGAGCCACGCCCGGCTCCATCTACCGCAGCCCTCAACTATACCTCAAACTTCAACCCGAGATGGATTCCGACAATTCCTCCGCCGATGCG ATATCAACGATATGGAAACACTCTTATAAAGGTGATGAATGGAGACCATGCACAAACAAGTCATCTGGAG GTTTACCTGAATCAAATGGGTACATTTATATTGAGGCCAATGGTGGTTTGAATCAGCAAAGAACATCA ATATGCAATGCTGTTGCTGTGGCTGGTTATCTTAATGCAACCCTTGTGATTCCACACTTCCATTTTCATAGCATTTGGAGGGATCCAAG CAAATTTGGAGATATTTATGATGAAGAGTTTTTTGTTCAAACCCTGGAACATGATGTACGGGTGGTGAATACACTTCCTGACTACATTATGGGAAGGTTTGACTACAACATGAGCAATGTATACAACTTCAGGATAAAGGCATGGTCTTCTATTAATTACTACAGAGACACAGTTTTGCCGAAGCTGCTTGAAGAGAA GATCATCAGGATTTCCCCTTTTGCAAACCGCTTGTCATTTGATGCTCCTCCTGCAGTTCAGAGGCTTAGGTGCTTGGCTAATTATGAAGCCCTTCGTTTTTCAAATCCCATTTTAAGTTTGGGTGAAGCACTTGTTGCGCGAATGAAAGAAAGGAGTGCAAATAACAGTGGCAAGTATATTTCTGTTCATCTTCGCTTTGAAGAG GATATGGTTGCTTTCTCCTGTTGTATATATGATGGTGGAGATAGTGAGAAAAAAGATATGGATGCTGCAAGGGAGAGAGGATGGAAGGGGAAGTTTACAAAACGTGGTCGAGTTATCCGTCCTGGAGCTATTAGGTTAAATGGGAAGTGTCCCTTGACACCTTTAGAG GTTGGTTTGATGCTAAGAGGGATGGGTTTTGACAAGACTACATCCATCTATTTGGCATCAGGAAAGATATATGACTCTGAGAGATATATGAAACCACTATTGGAAATGTTTCCTCTTTTACAAACAAAAGAGATGCTAGCATCGCCAGAAGAATTGGCTCCATTTCAG AATTATTCGTCAAGGATGGCTGCTATAGACTACACTGTTTGTCTTCACAGTGAAGTATTTGTGACCACCCAAGGAGGGAATTTCCCACATTTTCTACTAGGCCACAGAAGATACTTGTACGGTGGGCACTCTAGGACAATCCGGCCGGACAAGAGGAAACTAGCACTATTATTTGATAATCCAAATATTGG GTGGAAGAGCTTCAAGCGCCAAATGCTAAATATGCGAGCACATAGTGATTCGAAAGGGATTGAGCTGAAAAGGCCCAATGATTCTATATACTCCTTCCCTTGTCCAGACTGCATGTGCCGccttaataaaacaaaagattCAAGATTGTCGTCTGGGACGTGA
- the LOC116015244 gene encoding phytanoyl-CoA dioxygenase, which translates to MGILGSLSSDQLQFFNSQGYLVLESFSSAEEIDSMRKRMEELLDTFDCSSTASIFSTRNQQHTSDNFFFESADKVSFFFEEKAFGDDGNLKQPKHLSINKVGHALDEIDPVFKKFSSTERMSGLLQSLGYNRPVVIQSMYIFKQPGIGGEVVPHQDNSFLHTEPRTCTGLWLALEDATVINGCLWAIPGSHKNGLVRRFIRDENGVHFDNPSPLYDQKDFVPIEVKAGTLVVIHGDLIHQSFENQSEKSRHAYSLHVVDTVGCKWSEDNWIRRATDPAPVYSS; encoded by the exons ATGGGAATCCTTGGAAGTCTCAGTTCAGATCAACTCCAATTCTTCAATTCGCAAG GGTATCTTGTGTTGGAATCGTTTTCCAGTGCAGAAGAGATAGACTCGATGAGGAAGAGAATGGAGGAGTTGCTAGATACGTTCGATTGCTCTTCCACCGCCTCAATTTTCTCCACCAGGAATCAG cAACATACGAGTGACAATTTCTTCTTTGAAagtgctgataaggtttcatttttctttgaag AGAAAGCATTTGGGGATGATGGCAACTTAAAGCAGCCAAAGCATCTCTCAATAAACAAAGTTGGTCACG CTTTGGATGAAATTGATCCTGTGTTTAAGAAGTTCTCTAGTACAGAGAGAATGTCAGGCCTACTCCAGTCTTTGGGTTACAATAGGCCAGTGGTCATTCAATCCATGTACATATTCAAG CAACCAGGTATTGGGGGTGAAGTAGTGCCACACCAGGATAACTCATTTCTGCATACTGAGCCACGAACTTGCACGGGGTTGTGGCTGGCTTTAGAGgatgcaacagttataaatggcTGTCTTTGGGCTATTCCAGGGTCTCATAAAA atGGTCTTGTGAGGAGATTCATTCGAGATGAGAATGGGGTTCATTTTGATAACCCATCCCCACTCTATGACCAAAAAGATTTTGTTCCTATTGAAGTTAAAGCTGGCACTTTGGTTGTCATCCATGGTGATCTTATCCACCAAAG CTTTGAGAATCAGTCTGAAAAATCAAGGCATGCATACAGTTTGCATGTAGTAGATACTGTTGGCTGCAAATGGTCAGAAGACAATTG GATTAGGAGGGCTACTGATCCGGCGCCCGTATACAGTTCTTGA